A region of Pseudomonas sp. Marseille-Q3773 DNA encodes the following proteins:
- a CDS encoding SDR family oxidoreductase — MHGIEQKVIVITGASSGIGEATARLLASQGARVVLGARRTDRLEALAREIRSAGGIADVLALDVTRLDDMQSFIDFAVELHGRVDVLINNAGVMPLSKLEALKVDEWNRMIDVNIRGVLHGIAATLPLMQQQRAGQIINIASIGAYAVSPTAAVYCATKYAVRAISEGLRQEVGGDIRVTVIAPGVTESELADSISDEGGRAEMREFRKIAIPASAIARAIAYAVEQPADVDVSELIVRPTASPF, encoded by the coding sequence ATGCACGGCATTGAACAGAAGGTCATCGTGATCACCGGCGCCAGCAGTGGTATCGGCGAAGCAACCGCGCGCCTGCTCGCCAGCCAAGGCGCACGTGTAGTCCTCGGTGCCCGCCGCACCGATCGCCTGGAAGCACTGGCCAGGGAAATTCGTTCCGCAGGCGGTATCGCTGATGTCCTGGCGCTGGATGTCACCCGCCTGGATGACATGCAGTCGTTCATCGACTTCGCCGTCGAACTGCATGGCCGCGTCGATGTGCTGATCAACAACGCCGGTGTCATGCCGCTTTCCAAGCTCGAAGCGCTCAAGGTCGATGAGTGGAACCGGATGATCGACGTCAACATTCGCGGCGTACTGCACGGCATTGCCGCAACGCTGCCGCTCATGCAACAGCAGCGTGCCGGGCAGATCATCAATATCGCCTCCATCGGTGCCTATGCCGTGAGCCCTACCGCTGCGGTGTACTGCGCCACCAAATATGCCGTACGGGCCATCTCCGAGGGCCTGCGCCAGGAGGTGGGCGGTGACATCCGGGTCACCGTCATAGCCCCAGGGGTCACCGAGTCCGAACTGGCCGACAGCATTTCCGACGAGGGCGGCCGTGCCGAGATGCGCGAGTTCCGCAAGATCGCGATTCCTGCCTCGGCCATCGCCCGGGCGATCGCCTACGCCGTGGAACAGCCTGCGGATGTCGATGTCAGCGAACTGATCGTGCGCCCGACCGCAAGTCCGTTCTGA
- a CDS encoding SDR family oxidoreductase, with protein MTDFIPTPNEVAGKVVLVTGAASGIGKAIAELLHSRGAKVIAEDIDPKVNALERPGLVPFVADITVDGSAEQAVALAVEKFGKLDVLVNNAGRILYKPLVEMTREDWEWQMQTNVTGAFLHSREAMKEMMKNKSGAIVNIASYASYFAFPGIAAYTASKGALAQLTRTQALEAIEHGIRVNAIGVGDVVTNLLNHFMEDGRGFLQEHGKSAPIGRAAAPEEIAEIVSFLASERASFIVGSVVMADGGMSVPVG; from the coding sequence ATGACCGACTTCATCCCAACCCCAAACGAAGTGGCAGGCAAAGTGGTGCTGGTGACCGGCGCGGCTAGCGGTATCGGGAAAGCCATCGCCGAGCTGCTTCACAGCCGTGGAGCGAAAGTCATTGCCGAGGATATCGACCCGAAAGTCAACGCGCTTGAGCGTCCCGGCCTGGTTCCTTTCGTCGCCGATATCACCGTTGACGGCTCTGCCGAGCAAGCGGTGGCGTTGGCGGTAGAGAAGTTTGGCAAGTTGGACGTCCTGGTGAATAACGCGGGTCGCATCCTATACAAGCCCCTCGTCGAAATGACCCGAGAAGATTGGGAGTGGCAGATGCAAACCAACGTGACGGGGGCGTTTCTTCACTCCCGGGAGGCGATGAAGGAGATGATGAAGAACAAGAGCGGCGCGATCGTGAACATCGCCTCGTACGCGTCCTACTTCGCATTTCCAGGCATCGCGGCCTATACCGCGTCCAAAGGCGCCTTGGCACAGTTGACTCGTACCCAGGCGCTGGAAGCGATCGAACACGGCATTCGGGTCAATGCCATTGGCGTGGGGGATGTGGTTACCAACCTGTTGAACCACTTCATGGAAGACGGTCGCGGGTTCCTGCAAGAGCATGGCAAGTCCGCGCCGATCGGTCGAGCTGCAGCGCCGGAAGAGATCGCCGAGATTGTCTCTTTCCTGGCTTCCGAGCGCGCCAGCTTCATTGTCGGTTCGGTGGTCATGGCCGATGGCGGCATGAGCGTCCCGGTAGGTTGA
- a CDS encoding MFS transporter gives MSQIESEATEPRRWLMFAILLVGAFLPPLDFFIVNVALPSIQADLGTDASAEQLVIASYATLYAVTLITGGRLGDLYGRGRMFFIGLLGFAAASLLCGVAATPWVLVLGRALQGVSAAVMAPQALASVQAIFPAAERPLALSLYGAVFGLASVIGQALGGVLIALDLFGMGWRAIFLVNLPIALLVIVFGIPVLKDTRALQASKLDLVGTALSMLALGALVVPLIEGREAGWPWWAWLSLAAAPALGALFWRYEARLHRAGGTPLLAPAALQAPGLGRALSIALCFYAIGVFFLLFSIYLQGALHMTALHAGLVFLPFGIGFLIGPLSAPLLRRVLGGYVNPVGMALEVIGLLWLGWLMSVTPPGLAPPFTSLSGILFLIGLGQGLALPTLMRLVTGRVAPAYAGMIAGITSATLQISTSLSVAVIGGVFYTVLGDQVTAARISHAFMVAVLCMAACLAVGVALSLTLARQPAPLAEAAAMRSS, from the coding sequence ATGTCTCAAATCGAAAGTGAAGCCACCGAACCCCGGCGCTGGTTGATGTTCGCCATCCTGCTGGTCGGTGCGTTTCTGCCGCCGCTGGATTTCTTCATCGTCAACGTTGCGCTGCCCTCGATACAGGCCGACCTGGGTACAGATGCTTCTGCCGAGCAGCTGGTGATCGCGTCCTACGCGACCCTCTATGCCGTGACGCTGATCACCGGCGGCCGACTCGGCGACCTGTACGGTCGCGGGCGGATGTTTTTCATCGGCCTGCTGGGCTTCGCCGCTGCTTCGCTGCTGTGCGGCGTGGCGGCCACGCCATGGGTACTGGTGCTCGGGCGCGCCTTGCAGGGCGTGAGCGCCGCCGTGATGGCGCCGCAGGCACTTGCCTCGGTGCAGGCGATTTTCCCGGCAGCGGAAAGGCCGTTGGCCCTGAGCCTGTACGGCGCCGTGTTTGGCCTGGCGTCAGTGATCGGCCAGGCGCTGGGTGGCGTGCTGATCGCGCTCGACCTGTTCGGCATGGGCTGGCGCGCGATATTCCTGGTCAACCTGCCGATCGCATTGCTGGTGATTGTATTCGGTATCCCCGTGCTCAAGGACACCCGTGCGCTGCAGGCGAGCAAGCTGGACCTGGTGGGCACGGCGTTGTCAATGCTGGCCCTCGGCGCGCTGGTCGTGCCGTTGATCGAGGGCCGCGAAGCGGGATGGCCGTGGTGGGCGTGGCTATCGCTCGCCGCTGCACCTGCACTGGGGGCGTTGTTCTGGCGCTATGAGGCGCGCCTGCACCGCGCCGGCGGAACCCCTTTGCTGGCACCGGCCGCGCTGCAAGCCCCCGGGCTGGGCCGGGCGTTATCCATAGCGCTGTGCTTCTACGCCATTGGCGTGTTCTTCCTGCTGTTTTCGATCTACCTGCAAGGCGCACTGCATATGACCGCACTGCATGCCGGCCTGGTCTTCCTGCCGTTCGGCATCGGCTTCCTGATCGGCCCGCTCTCGGCTCCCCTGCTCAGGCGCGTGCTCGGCGGTTACGTGAACCCGGTAGGCATGGCGCTGGAAGTCATCGGCCTGCTCTGGCTGGGTTGGCTGATGTCAGTGACTCCCCCTGGCCTTGCTCCGCCTTTCACGTCCCTGTCGGGCATCCTGTTCTTGATCGGGCTGGGACAGGGCCTGGCCCTGCCGACGTTGATGCGCCTGGTCACGGGCCGGGTCGCACCGGCGTACGCCGGGATGATCGCAGGCATCACCAGCGCGACCTTGCAGATCAGCACCTCGCTGAGCGTGGCCGTCATCGGCGGCGTGTTCTACACCGTGCTGGGGGACCAGGTAACGGCAGCTCGTATCAGCCACGCCTTCATGGTCGCCGTGCTGTGCATGGCCGCCTGCCTGGCCGTAGGGGTTGCGCTGAGCCTGACGTTAGCGCGGCAGCCGGCACCGCTGGCGGAGGCAGCGGCGATGCGCTCGAGCTGA
- a CDS encoding SDR family oxidoreductase — MHGIEQKVIVITGASSGIGEATARLLASQGARVVLGARRTDRLEALAREIRSAGGIADVLALDVTRLDDMQSFIDFAVELHGRVDVLINNASVMPLSRLEALKVDEWNRMIDVNIRGVLHGIAATLPLMQQQRAGQIINIASIGAYAVSPTAAVYCATKYAVRAISEGLRQEVGGDIRVTVIAPGVTESELADSISDEGGRAEMREFRKIAIPASAIARAIAYAVEQPADVDVSELIVRPTASPF, encoded by the coding sequence ATGCACGGCATTGAACAGAAGGTCATCGTGATCACCGGCGCCAGCAGTGGTATCGGCGAAGCAACCGCGCGCCTGCTCGCCAGCCAAGGCGCACGTGTAGTCCTCGGTGCCCGCCGCACCGATCGCCTGGAAGCACTGGCCAGGGAAATTCGTTCCGCAGGCGGTATCGCTGATGTCCTGGCGCTGGATGTCACCCGCCTGGATGACATGCAGTCGTTCATCGACTTCGCCGTCGAACTGCATGGCCGCGTCGATGTGCTGATCAACAACGCCAGTGTCATGCCGCTCTCCAGGCTCGAAGCGCTCAAGGTCGATGAGTGGAACCGGATGATCGACGTCAACATTCGCGGCGTACTGCACGGCATTGCCGCAACGCTGCCGCTCATGCAACAGCAGCGTGCCGGGCAGATCATCAATATCGCCTCCATCGGTGCCTATGCCGTGAGCCCTACCGCTGCGGTGTACTGCGCCACCAAATATGCCGTACGGGCCATCTCCGAGGGCCTGCGCCAGGAGGTGGGCGGTGACATCCGGGTCACCGTCATAGCCCCAGGGGTCACCGAGTCCGAACTGGCCGACAGCATTTCCGACGAGGGCGGCCGTGCCGAGATGCGCGAGTTCCGCAAGATCGCGATTCCAGCCTCGGCCATCGCCCGCGCGATCGCCTACGCCGTGGAACAGCCTGCGGATGTCGATGTCAGTGAACTGATCGTGCGCCCGACCGCAAGTCCATTCTGA
- a CDS encoding Atu4866 domain-containing protein encodes MAEPFGDQDKYVGMWVTADGQIRHELLPGGRYDEARGGQQSAYQGRYWLEGDHIEYVDDTGFTADGEFRGNVLYHAGMILYPER; translated from the coding sequence ATGGCTGAACCATTTGGAGATCAGGACAAATACGTTGGCATGTGGGTGACGGCTGATGGCCAGATTCGCCATGAACTCCTGCCTGGCGGCCGCTATGACGAAGCCCGCGGAGGGCAACAAAGCGCGTACCAAGGTCGATACTGGCTGGAGGGTGATCACATCGAGTACGTGGATGACACCGGATTTACTGCCGACGGGGAGTTTCGCGGCAACGTGCTGTATCACGCAGGGATGATTCTCTATCCCGAGCGTTGA
- a CDS encoding flavin reductase family protein, which produces MAALRKTDFPLIDVRQHLETGPIVLVTSAWNGESNIMTMGWHMMMQFDPALFGCYIWSGNHSYELIRNSQQCVINVPTLELADQVVAVGNSTGSDVDKFRQFGLTPTAATRVEAPLIAECYASFECQLYDSKLIDDYGLFIWEVVKAHVDRSVEQPGTLHYRGGGQFMVAGETLDLRQQFRPQNL; this is translated from the coding sequence ATGGCCGCACTTCGAAAAACCGACTTCCCCCTCATTGACGTTCGCCAGCATCTGGAAACCGGACCCATTGTGCTCGTGACCTCGGCCTGGAACGGCGAAAGTAACATCATGACCATGGGTTGGCACATGATGATGCAATTCGATCCAGCCCTTTTTGGCTGCTACATCTGGTCGGGGAACCATAGCTACGAACTGATCCGCAACAGCCAGCAATGTGTGATCAACGTACCCACCCTGGAGCTGGCGGACCAAGTAGTCGCGGTGGGCAACAGTACGGGCAGTGACGTGGACAAGTTCCGTCAATTCGGTCTTACCCCAACAGCTGCGACGCGGGTTGAAGCGCCGCTGATAGCCGAGTGTTATGCCAGCTTCGAATGCCAGCTGTATGACTCGAAGCTGATCGACGATTACGGTCTGTTCATATGGGAAGTGGTCAAAGCACATGTAGACCGCTCGGTGGAGCAGCCTGGAACGTTGCACTATAGGGGAGGTGGTCAATTCATGGTGGCGGGGGAAACCTTGGACTTGCGCCAGCAATTCCGTCCCCAGAACCTCTGA
- a CDS encoding NADP-dependent oxidoreductase has protein sequence MKAIQVAQYGQIEGLALRQLPDLLPSDDQVLINVAGSGINPIDWKILSGAMQQFIPLPLPYTPGVEVAGTVAAVGKNVREYRVGDEVFGFIGIVGGYATQVLTTTDRLAHKPASLPHLHAGGVPAAALTAWQALHEQANLQPGQKILIHGAAGGVGSFAIQLARLAGAYVLATGSARNREYLESLGAQQFIDYTAQQFEDLAKDVDVVLDLVGGETQARSWTVIKRGGVLVSLVSAPDPQIAAEHGVAGKHFATRSDGHQLAQIAELFADQKLQIEVEVVPLSNAAQALAMSRRGHTRGKLVLDVHR, from the coding sequence ATGAAAGCTATCCAGGTTGCACAGTACGGCCAGATTGAAGGGCTGGCGCTTCGGCAATTACCAGATCTGCTGCCCAGCGATGATCAGGTTCTGATCAACGTAGCCGGCAGCGGAATCAATCCGATCGACTGGAAGATCCTCTCCGGGGCCATGCAGCAGTTCATCCCGCTGCCATTGCCTTATACACCCGGAGTCGAGGTTGCCGGCACCGTTGCAGCAGTCGGGAAGAACGTTCGCGAATACAGGGTGGGTGATGAGGTGTTCGGCTTCATAGGGATAGTCGGCGGCTATGCGACCCAGGTTCTGACAACCACCGACAGGCTTGCACATAAGCCCGCCAGTCTTCCGCACCTCCATGCCGGTGGTGTTCCTGCCGCAGCGCTCACAGCATGGCAAGCACTGCATGAACAGGCCAACCTTCAACCCGGCCAGAAAATACTGATTCATGGTGCTGCGGGGGGAGTCGGCAGCTTCGCCATCCAGCTAGCACGCCTGGCCGGCGCATACGTACTGGCAACGGGTTCGGCCAGAAACCGGGAATATCTCGAGTCACTCGGTGCCCAGCAATTCATCGACTACACCGCGCAACAGTTCGAAGACCTGGCTAAAGATGTCGACGTGGTGCTCGACCTGGTTGGCGGAGAAACCCAAGCCCGGTCCTGGACAGTAATCAAACGAGGCGGGGTACTTGTGTCACTCGTCAGCGCACCCGACCCGCAGATAGCTGCCGAACACGGCGTCGCTGGCAAGCATTTCGCTACCCGCTCGGACGGGCACCAGTTAGCGCAGATCGCGGAATTGTTCGCTGACCAGAAGCTTCAGATCGAGGTTGAGGTCGTTCCGCTCTCCAACGCGGCGCAAGCTCTGGCGATGAGCCGGAGAGGGCATACCCGCGGCAAGCTGGTTTTGGATGTGCATCGTTGA
- a CDS encoding LysR family transcriptional regulator — MISDPGTPTLDQLKVLLTVVEVGSFAGAARKLHRATSVVSYSISNLELQLGVSLFDRKTTRKPQLTEAGRTVLAEARTIINGVNGLRSKVSGLLHGLEAEVHLALDVMLPAERVVDALTTFRQVFPTVALHLHMEALGAVTQLVLEKKAGIGISRPLDTGRDGLERVGAGSVELVPVAAPAHPLALASRNEPGAARNHIQLVLSDRSTLTGDRDFAVVSPRTWRLADLGAKHMLLKEGIGWGNMPLPMVQADLTAGHLVHLDLPDCKGGSYAFDVIYRTDSPPGPAGLWLLKRFGQQAEAL, encoded by the coding sequence ATGATTTCAGATCCTGGCACACCAACTCTAGACCAGCTGAAAGTTCTCCTGACGGTCGTAGAGGTGGGAAGCTTCGCCGGTGCTGCAAGGAAACTGCATCGTGCAACGTCAGTGGTGAGCTACTCCATTTCCAATCTCGAGTTGCAGCTCGGCGTATCACTTTTTGACCGCAAGACGACACGTAAACCACAGCTGACAGAGGCTGGACGTACAGTGTTGGCCGAAGCACGAACGATCATCAACGGAGTCAACGGACTGCGATCGAAGGTGTCTGGACTGTTGCACGGTCTCGAAGCAGAGGTGCATCTTGCTCTGGATGTAATGCTGCCAGCGGAGCGGGTGGTCGATGCACTCACGACTTTTAGACAGGTGTTTCCCACCGTGGCCTTGCATCTACACATGGAAGCGCTCGGTGCGGTCACGCAACTAGTACTTGAGAAAAAAGCCGGCATTGGGATCAGTCGCCCCCTGGACACCGGGAGGGATGGCCTGGAGCGTGTCGGCGCAGGCAGTGTTGAGTTAGTACCCGTTGCAGCCCCGGCGCACCCACTTGCTCTCGCCAGCCGCAACGAGCCTGGTGCGGCAAGAAATCACATCCAGTTGGTGTTGTCAGACCGCTCAACGCTTACCGGGGACAGAGATTTTGCCGTAGTGAGCCCCCGTACCTGGCGGCTCGCGGACTTAGGCGCAAAACACATGCTACTCAAGGAAGGCATTGGCTGGGGCAACATGCCCTTGCCTATGGTCCAGGCAGACCTCACTGCGGGACATCTTGTCCATCTCGACCTACCCGATTGCAAAGGCGGCTCTTACGCGTTTGACGTTATCTACCGGACTGATTCGCCGCCTGGGCCGGCTGGTCTATGGCTCCTCAAACGCTTCGGCCAGCAAGCCGAAGCCCTCTAG
- a CDS encoding AraC family transcriptional regulator: MNIIERTSAHGLEAYIRGQRLAASDVLADRDMLVQIFNREREQSSFIVPAVAEPLLVWVISGDATVQERELGGEWQSSRVVRGDFFLTTSAQPYEMRWKVDGTAPFEVMHIYLGIPLLEKAVHEVLGGVVDALRLREVSGGRDHELSVLLQQVQRELTGQQPSPLYLQGLAQCIAIHLARNYLDSSAGDIMRRNALPAYKLRRVLSAMEANLAGEFHLGHLAEIAGMSEYHFSRLFKKAAGYSPSQFFIRLRMARARQLLVETDHSVIDIGLEVGYSSPSHFSQVFKREVGVTPTQYRK; this comes from the coding sequence ATGAACATCATCGAGCGGACTTCTGCCCATGGTCTGGAGGCTTATATCCGTGGGCAGCGGCTTGCTGCCTCGGATGTTCTGGCAGATCGCGACATGCTGGTGCAGATCTTCAACCGTGAGCGCGAACAAAGTAGCTTCATCGTCCCCGCAGTTGCCGAGCCCCTGCTGGTATGGGTCATCTCTGGAGACGCTACCGTGCAGGAACGCGAGCTTGGCGGCGAGTGGCAAAGCAGCCGGGTGGTCAGGGGCGATTTCTTCCTGACGACCTCGGCGCAACCTTACGAAATGCGCTGGAAAGTGGACGGCACAGCCCCATTCGAAGTGATGCACATCTACCTCGGCATTCCGCTGCTGGAGAAGGCCGTTCACGAGGTGTTGGGCGGCGTTGTAGACGCGCTTCGCCTGCGTGAAGTCTCGGGCGGGCGTGACCATGAGTTGTCCGTTCTGCTGCAACAAGTGCAGCGGGAACTGACCGGGCAACAGCCCAGCCCGCTTTATCTTCAGGGGCTGGCCCAGTGCATTGCCATTCACCTTGCGCGCAACTACCTGGACAGTTCAGCGGGCGATATCATGCGCCGCAACGCCCTCCCCGCTTACAAGCTACGCCGCGTGTTGTCGGCAATGGAAGCCAACCTGGCCGGAGAATTCCACCTAGGGCACCTGGCCGAGATTGCCGGGATGAGCGAGTACCACTTCAGCCGGCTGTTCAAGAAGGCCGCAGGCTATTCGCCGTCACAGTTCTTCATCCGGCTGAGGATGGCAAGGGCGCGGCAACTGCTTGTGGAAACGGATCACAGCGTCATTGATATAGGGCTTGAGGTTGGCTACAGCAGCCCCAGCCATTTCTCCCAGGTGTTCAAACGCGAGGTTGGCGTCACCCCCACTCAGTACCGCAAGTAG
- a CDS encoding DoxX family protein yields MPNSATSSSSASHSSLATASAVALAGRIFLSAIFILSGVSKLSAPAMTIGYINAAGLPFPTLALALAVLVELAGGVALIAGYRTRTVAAGLALFSVLTAAIFHSALADQNQFIHFFKNIAMAGGLLQIVAYGAGRFSFDARRQ; encoded by the coding sequence ATGCCCAATAGCGCCACTTCCAGCAGTTCTGCCTCGCACTCCTCGCTTGCAACGGCCAGCGCTGTCGCACTCGCAGGGCGCATTTTTCTCAGCGCGATTTTCATCCTTTCTGGCGTATCCAAACTAAGTGCGCCGGCCATGACGATCGGCTACATCAATGCTGCCGGTTTGCCGTTTCCCACTCTGGCGTTGGCGCTGGCCGTGCTGGTGGAACTGGCGGGTGGCGTAGCGCTGATTGCCGGCTATCGCACCCGCACTGTCGCTGCAGGGTTGGCACTTTTCAGTGTCCTTACTGCAGCGATCTTCCACAGTGCCCTGGCCGACCAGAATCAGTTCATTCACTTCTTCAAGAACATCGCGATGGCCGGTGGCTTGCTGCAGATCGTCGCCTATGGCGCAGGCCGCTTCAGCTTCGACGCGCGTCGCCAGTAA
- a CDS encoding LysR family transcriptional regulator: MDWSDMRIFLAIARSGSLGGAARALGVSHPTVGRRLQVLEQASGQAFFLRTAQGLVLTDNGERILDLALAMEHSALAIERRLAGHGDQPEGLLRISSADWFACNVLSPVLAELTRQYPLIVPEVIAGHRLFDLARRDADIAFRIVPFTEPDIVQRKLTTLPYGLYIALHAPAPHPEGQGLGLILMNIAQAHYPDVHWLQQRYPQARTVFTSSSRTVQAQMCAQGLGVAVLPRVLGDSVPGLRLLDEHQPPPGRDIWMGYHRDMRQLDRLRALADLASSMIGAG; this comes from the coding sequence ATGGACTGGAGTGACATGCGGATCTTCCTGGCAATTGCCCGCAGTGGCTCGTTGGGAGGAGCCGCGAGAGCGTTGGGCGTCAGTCACCCGACCGTCGGGCGGCGTTTGCAGGTGCTCGAACAGGCCAGTGGGCAAGCGTTCTTCCTGCGTACTGCCCAGGGGCTGGTGCTCACCGACAATGGCGAGCGGATTCTCGACCTGGCGCTGGCCATGGAGCACAGTGCGCTGGCCATCGAACGTCGCCTGGCGGGGCATGGCGATCAGCCGGAGGGGCTGTTACGCATCTCCTCGGCCGACTGGTTCGCCTGCAACGTACTGTCGCCGGTGCTGGCCGAACTGACACGACAGTATCCATTGATCGTGCCCGAAGTCATTGCCGGGCATCGGCTGTTCGACCTTGCCCGTCGCGATGCAGACATCGCTTTCCGGATCGTGCCCTTCACCGAGCCTGACATCGTCCAGCGCAAGCTGACGACCTTGCCGTACGGGCTCTACATCGCATTGCATGCCCCGGCACCACACCCGGAGGGCCAGGGCCTGGGGCTCATCCTGATGAACATTGCCCAGGCCCATTACCCGGATGTGCACTGGTTACAGCAGCGTTACCCGCAGGCCCGCACCGTGTTCACCAGCAGCAGCCGGACGGTTCAGGCACAGATGTGCGCGCAAGGGCTGGGGGTCGCCGTGTTGCCACGTGTGCTCGGCGACTCGGTACCCGGCCTGCGGCTGCTGGACGAGCATCAGCCACCACCGGGGCGGGACATCTGGATGGGCTATCACCGCGACATGCGTCAGCTGGACCGGCTGCGCGCCCTGGCCGACCTTGCCTCCAGCATGATCGGCGCAGGGTAG
- a CDS encoding acetyltransferase, whose product MIIRQATNADHPQLLNIWLRSVRATHHFLQESDIEALFPQLRDIYLPAVELWVAVDAEDCPRGFIGLNENHVEMLFIEPDLRGQGIGRALLGHAHSSRSRMSVDVNEQNPDAAGFYLHYGFVQKGRSPLDGEGRPFPLLHLSLPG is encoded by the coding sequence ATGATCATTCGTCAGGCTACTAACGCCGACCATCCGCAACTGCTTAACATTTGGCTGCGCTCCGTTCGCGCCACTCATCACTTCCTGCAAGAATCCGATATCGAGGCACTGTTTCCTCAGCTTCGTGATATCTACCTACCCGCTGTGGAACTATGGGTGGCGGTAGATGCCGAGGACTGCCCGCGGGGGTTTATCGGGCTCAATGAAAACCACGTAGAGATGCTCTTCATCGAACCCGATCTGCGAGGACAAGGTATTGGCCGTGCGCTGCTGGGTCATGCCCACAGTTCGCGCAGTCGAATGAGCGTTGATGTGAATGAGCAGAACCCCGATGCGGCAGGGTTCTATCTACATTACGGGTTTGTTCAAAAAGGCCGTTCTCCGCTGGATGGCGAGGGCCGACCCTTCCCCTTGCTGCACCTCAGCCTGCCCGGCTAG
- a CDS encoding LysR family transcriptional regulator, which yields MSKLPDFEGLAMFAKVAEEGSFAAAARVMGVSVPTVSRAVARLEQRLGGRLFNRTSRQLSLTEFGHSVAGRAGDIYRQAEEAEGQAMALSVQPRGQVRLAVPMSFGLRWVAPLLPILIRQYPELSIDLHLSDASVDLIAEGFDAALRIAALPDSSLVARRLCAVTQLLVASPAYLERHGRPQHPRELANAACLSYAYRARTQVWRFTDASGAEEDVLPNGPLRVTNADAMLPVLLEGLALAELPEFIASEYLADGRLERILPAWSMTRGGLYFVTPSARTRPAKITALSDFFHEHLSDPTWRWQGGH from the coding sequence ATGAGCAAACTCCCCGATTTTGAAGGCTTGGCCATGTTCGCCAAGGTTGCCGAGGAAGGTTCCTTCGCCGCAGCGGCGCGTGTCATGGGCGTCTCCGTGCCGACGGTGTCGCGGGCGGTCGCGCGTCTCGAACAGCGTCTGGGCGGGCGCCTGTTCAACCGGACGTCGCGGCAGTTGTCGCTCACCGAATTCGGTCACAGCGTGGCCGGCAGGGCGGGGGATATCTACCGCCAGGCCGAGGAAGCAGAAGGCCAGGCCATGGCGTTGTCGGTGCAGCCACGCGGCCAGGTGCGGCTGGCGGTACCCATGTCGTTCGGGCTGCGCTGGGTCGCGCCATTGCTGCCGATACTGATTCGCCAGTACCCCGAGCTGTCCATCGACCTGCACCTGTCCGATGCGTCGGTGGACCTGATTGCGGAGGGGTTCGACGCGGCCTTGCGTATCGCGGCGTTGCCTGACTCGTCGCTGGTCGCCCGACGCCTGTGTGCCGTTACCCAGCTGCTGGTGGCTTCGCCCGCTTACCTGGAACGACATGGCCGCCCGCAGCACCCGAGGGAGCTGGCGAACGCCGCCTGCCTAAGTTATGCCTACCGGGCGCGTACCCAGGTGTGGCGTTTCACCGACGCGTCGGGCGCGGAGGAAGACGTGTTGCCCAACGGACCGCTGCGGGTGACCAACGCCGATGCCATGCTCCCGGTGCTGCTTGAAGGGCTGGCGCTTGCCGAGTTGCCTGAGTTCATTGCCAGCGAATACCTGGCCGATGGCCGACTGGAGAGAATACTCCCTGCGTGGAGCATGACCCGCGGCGGCCTGTATTTCGTGACCCCCTCGGCACGCACGCGCCCGGCGAAGATCACCGCACTGTCTGATTTCTTCCATGAGCACCTTTCAGACCCGACGTGGCGTTGGCAGGGGGGGCATTGA